Proteins encoded together in one Prunus dulcis chromosome 3, ALMONDv2, whole genome shotgun sequence window:
- the LOC117621840 gene encoding receptor-like protein EIX2: protein MLLSFKQDLKDPSGRLSSWVGRDCCQWQGISCNNRNGHVAKLNLRNPYPYVRYDEEWDALAYNQSCLGGKINPSLLSLKYLNYLDLRYNDFDGIHIPKFFGELKSLRYLNISSTSFSGEIPHSLGNLSELNYLDIELSFSNYVPSLEMHSKNLNWLSHLSSLKYLNLNGVNLSGTGVTNWLHHVNMLPSLLELHLLDCFIESLPLSVQKINFTSLSVLDMSYNYFNTSSFPSWLFNLTSLRKLVLNENSFGGLFPDKLASLKSLEYLDLTELGLKGRIPRVIGNMCKLKFLSLSRNDFYGEKIEEFLRSLSNYPNHTIALESLDLSSYAGRPTASLHRKLVILENIGPI, encoded by the coding sequence ATGCTTCTCAGCTTTAAACAGGATCTCAAGGATCCCTCTGGAAGGCTTTCTTCTTGGGTGGGTCGCGATTGCTGTCAATGGCAAGGGATTTCATGCAACAACCGCAACGGTCATGTGGCCAAGCTGAACCTCCGAAATCCATATCCATATGTCAGGTATGATGAAGAGTGGGACGCGTTGGCTTATAACCAGTCTTGCTTGGGGGGTAAGATAAATCCTTCTTTGCTTAGCTTGAAATATTTAAACTATCTGGATCTAAGATACAATGATTTTGATGGGATTCACATTCCTAAGTTCTTTGGGGAGCTTAAGAGTCTGAGGTATCTCAATATATCCTCTACATCATTTTCAGGAGAGATTCCCCATTCTCTGGGTAACTTATCAGAATTGAACTATCTTGATATTGAGCTCTCCTTTTCTAATTATGTTCCCTCATTAGAAATGCATTCCAAAAACTTGAATTGGCTTTCTCATCTCTCTTCCCTAAAATACCTCAATCTCAATGGAGTGAATCTTAGCGGCACAGGAGTTACAAATTGGCTGCATCATGTTAACATGCTTCCTTCCTTACTGGAGTTACACTTACTTGATTGCTTCATTGAAAGCCTTCCACTATCAGTACAGAAGATTAACTTCACCTCTCTTTCGGTCCTTGATATGTCATATAATTACTTCAATACTTCTTCATTTCCCAGCTGGCTTTTCAATCTTACCAGCCTCAGAAAACTTGTTCTAAATGAGAATTCTTTCGGTGGTCTTTTTCCCGATAAACTTGCAAGCCTCAAATCTCTGGAATACCTAGATTTAACTGAGTTGGGCCTCAAAGGTCGAATTCCCAGAGTCATTGGAAATATGTGCAAGCTAAAGTTTTTAAGTCTTAGTAGGAACGATTTTTATGGTGAGAAAATTGAAGAGTTTTTGAGGAGTTTGTCAAATTATCCAAATCATACAATAGCATTAGAATCACTAGATTTGTCATCGTATGCTGGAAGGCCAACTGCCAGCCTCCATAGGAAACTTGTTATCCTTGAAAACATTGGACCTATCTAG
- the LOC117621839 gene encoding receptor-like protein EIX2: MDTLYSNLFNPPYISHFLLLLVLASSYLHTSSHFCFCLVDGVPSTSTVRSCIEEERSALLGFKQDLKDPSGRLSSWAGRDCCQWQGISCNNRTGHVAKVNLRNPFPYVFEYDDELDELVYKQSCLGGKINPSLLSLKYLNYLDLSNNDFDWIHIPKFFGELKSLRYLNISHASFSGEIPHSLGNLSKLNYLDIDMPSSDYATTMHSKSLNWLSHLASLKYLNLNGVNLSSTGVPNVLHHVNLLPSLLELHLSGCSIDSNPLSLQKINFTSLSVLDLSYNSFNTSSSPSWLFNLTNLRKLDLSGNSFGGPFPDELASLKSLEYLALTELGLKGRIPRVIGNMCKLKFLSLSGNDFYGEKIEEFWRSLSNCPNNTIALESLDLSGSRLEGQLPASVGKLKSLQHLNLGVLLLWGSIPESIGNLSSLKTLDLSYNNMNGSIPESLGKLSQLVELDLSYNSWEGILTEAHFINLTKLKAISIFNEIEAKPMSLVLNVAYDWVPPFKLHTLHIGYCRVGHGFWVLLQSQTELVYVSLRNTFISDSIPEEWLSKISSQVTDLDLSYNNFSGRLPLQLKFPKLQSINLGHNQLEGPLPLWPTNVNFLDLQSNLFSGPIPSNLDQLMPKLSHLDVSENHLNGTIPPSICNMKDMEIISLRNNQLFGEFPQQWSLWSSISVIDVSHNNLSGNIPSSMGIPSALQQFKVNNNNFGGEIPFSLQNCTNLGILNLEHNKFTGNLPLWIGSNVSTLQLLQLRSNLLSGHIPHHFCNLIYLRVLDLAHNNFSGTIPKCLKNMICLVDANAVHLDLVFYDTYYGQTTITSKGKELEYEAIQLAYWGNIIDLSSNNFEGEIPEAVSLN; encoded by the coding sequence ATGGATACTTTGTATTCAAACTTATTCAACCCTCCCTATATTTCTCACTTTTTGCTCCTTTTGGTTTTGGCATCTTCATATCTGCACACTAGCAGTCacttctgtttttgtttggttgatgGAGTTCCAAGCACTAGTACTGTGAGATCATgcatcgaggaagagagaagtgCGCTTCTCGGTTTTAAACAGGATCTCAAGGATCCCTCTGGAAGGCTTTCTTCTTGGGCGGGTCGCGATTGCTGTCAATGGCAAGGGATTTCGTGCAACAATCGCACCGGTCATGTGGCGAAGGTGAATCTCCGGAATCCATTTCCATATGTTTTCGAGTACGACGACGAGTTGGACGAGTTGGTTTATAAGCAGTCTTGCTTGGGGGGTAAGATAAATCCTTCTTTGCTTAGCttgaaatatttaaattatctAGATCTAAGCAACAATGATTTTGATTGGATTCACATCCCTAAGTTCTTTGGGGAGCTTAAAAGTCTGAGGTATCTCAATATATCCCATGCATCATTTTCGGGAGAGATTCCCCATTCTCTCGGTAACTTATCAAAATTGAACTATCTTGATATTGATATGCCCTCTTCTGATTATGCTACCACAATGCATTCCAAAAGCTTGAATTGGCTTTCTCATCTCGCTTCCCTAAAATACCTCAATCTCAATGGAGTGAATCTTAGCAGCACAGGAGTTCCAAATGTGCTGCATCATGTTAACTTGCTTCCTTCCTTACTGGAGTTACACTTATCTGGTTGCTCGATTGATAGCAATCCACTATCACTACAGAAGATTAACTTCACCTCACTTTCGGTCCTTGATTTGTCATATAATTCGTTCAATACTTCTTCATCTCCCAGCTGGCTTTTCAATCTTACCAACCTCAGAAAACTTGATTTAAGCGGGAATTCTTTCGGTGGTCCTTTTCCCGATGAACTTGCAAGCCTCAAATCTCTGGAATACCTAGCTTTAACTGAGTTGGGCCTCAAAGGTCGAATTCCCAGAGTCATTGGAAATATGTGCAAGCTAAAGTTTTTAAGTCTTAGTGGGAACGATTTTTATGGTGAGAAAATTGAAGAGTTTTGGAGGAGTTTGTCAAATTGTCCAAATAATACAATAGCATTAGAATCGCTAGATTTGTCTGGTTCTCGGCTGGAAGGCCAACTGCCGGCCTCCGTAGGAAAGTTAAAAAGTTTGCAGCATCTCAACCTTGGGGTGCTCTTACTTTGGGGTTCAATTCCAGAATCTATTGGAAACTTGTCATCCTTGAAAACACTGGACTTGTCTTATAATAATATGAACGGCTCCATTCcagaaagtttgggaaaactCTCCCAGCTAGTTGAACTGGATCTGTCTTATAATTCATGGGAAGGCATTCTAACGGAAGCCCATTTCATTAATCTCACAAAATTAAAAGCTATTTCAATATTCAATGAGATAGAAGCAAAGCCCATGTCCCTCGTTTTAAACGTGGCTTATGATTGGGTTCCTCCTTTCAAGCTCCACACGCTTCACATTGGATATTGCAGAGTAGGTCATGGTTTTTGGGTATTGCTTCAATCTCAGACTGAACTAGTGTATGTTAGTCTTCGTAATACTTTCATCTCGGATTCCATACCAGAGGAATGGTTATCGAAGATATCTTCCCAAGTCACAGATTTGGATTTATCTTACAACAACTTCAGTGGAAGGCTTCCATTACAATTGAAGTTTCCAAAGCTACAGAGTATCAATTTGGGTCATAATCAATTGGAAGGCCCACTTCCACTTTGGCCCACTAATGTCAACTTCCTTGATCTTCAAAGCAATTTATTTTCCGGGCCAATTCCCTCTAATTTAGACCAATTGATGCCCAAATTGAGTCATTTGGATGTTTCTGAGAATCATTTGAATGGTACTATTCCACCCTCAATTTGCAACATGAAGGATATGGAAATCATTTCACTTAGAAACAATCAGCTGTTTGGAGAATTCCCTCAACAATGGAGTTTGTGGAGCAGCATATCCGTTATTGATGTCTCACACAACAATCTTTCTGGTAATATTCCAAGTTCAATGGGTATCCCAAGTGCTCTTCAACAATTCAAggtgaataataataattttggtgGTGAGATTCCTTTTTCCTTGCAAAATTGCACTAATTTGGGCATACTTAATCTTGAACACAACAAATTCACTGGAAACCTACCTTTATGGATTGGATCAAACGTGTCCACATTGCAACTGTTACAACTGCGATCCAACCTGTTAAGTGGGCATATCCCTCACCATTTCTGCAATCTTATATACCTTCGCGTCCTAGACCTTGCTCACAACAACTTTTCAGGGACCATTCCCAAGTGcctgaaaaatatgatttgtCTAGTCGATGCTAATGCTGTACACCTTGATTTGGTTTTCTATGATACATATTATGGACAAACAACAATAACCTCCAAAGGCAAAGAACTCGAATATGAAGCTATCCAATTAGCCTATTGGGGAAACATCATTGATCTTTCGTCAAACAATTTTGAAGGTGAAATCCCTGAGGCAGTCTCGTTGAATTGA
- the LOC117621841 gene encoding receptor-like protein EIX2 produces the protein MNGSIPESLGKLSELVELYLYSNSWEGILKEAHFINLTRLKALSISTDPIEKPMSLNVAYDWVAPFKLHRLLIRYCRVGPGFWKLIQSQTELLDVTLQNTSISDSMPKEWLSKISSQVQNLDLSYNNFSGRLPLQLKFPKLQSFDLGHNQLEGPLPLWLTNVYYLDFQSNLFSGPIPSNLGQLMPKLRYLDVSENRLNGTIPLSICNTKDMEVISLRNNQLFGEFPQRWSWWSKIRIIDVSHNNLSGNIPSSMGFPSSLKKFKYAGYLGKSAITLKGKELEYDDGNLALWGNLIDLSSNNFEGEIPEQVGSLVELSTLNLSMNQLTGEIPSSIGKLRWLETLELSHNQLSGHIPQNFSSLTSLSHLNLSYNNLIGNIPSGYQLQTLNDPSIYEHNPSLCGAPLSTVCPTDDTKPGHTFHGEDHSKDDKEGFWFYVSMALGFIIGFWAICGTLVLKKSWRYAYFKFFDNVKEKVALTIALKVARWQERL, from the exons ATGAACGGCTCCATTCcagaaagtttgggaaaactCTCCGAACTTGTTGAACTATATCTTTATTCGAATTCATGGGAAGGCATTCTAAAGGAAGCCCATTTTATAAATCTCACCAGATTAAAAGCTCTTTCAATATCCACGGATCCAATAGAGAAGCCCATGTCCCTCAACGTGGCTTATGATTGGGTTGCCCCTTTCAAGCTCCATAGACTTCTCATTAGATACTGCAGAGTGGGTCCTGGTTTTTGGAAATTGATTCAATCTCAGACTGAACTATTAGATGTCACCCTTCAGAATACTTCCATCTCGGATTCCATGCCAAAGGAATGGTTGTCGAAGATATCTTCTCAAgtccaaaatttggatttatcTTACAACAACTTCAGTGGAAGGCTTCCATTACAATTGAAGTTTCCAAAGCTACAGTCTTTCGATTTGGGTCATAATCAATTGGAAGGCCCACTTCCACTTTGGCTCACTAATGTCTACTACCTTGATTTTCAAAGCAATTTATTTTCCGGGCCAATTCCCTCCAATTTAGGCCAATTGATGCCCAAATTGAGATATCTGGATGTTTCTGAGAATCGTTTGAATGGTACTATTCCACTCTCTATTTGCAACACGAAGGATATGGAAGTAATTTCGCTAAGAAACAATCAACTATTTGGAGAGTTCCCTCAACGGTGGAGTTGGTGGAGTAAAATAAGAATTATTGATGTCTCACACAACAATCTTTCTGGTAATATTCCGAGTTCAATGGGTTTCCCAAGTTCtcttaaaaaatttaag TATGCGGGATATCTTGGAAAAAGTGCAATAACGTTAAAAGGGAAAGAGCTCGAATATGATGATGGAAACTTAGCCTTGTGGGGAAATTTGATTGATCTTTCGTCAAACAATTTTGAAGGTGAAATCCCTGAACAAGTAGGCAGTCTGGTTGAATTGAGTACGTTGAACTTGTCGATGAATCAATTAACTGGAGAGATTCCTTCAAGCATTGGAAAATTACGTTGGCTTGAAACTCTTGAACTCTCACACAACCAGCTTTCAGGACATATCCCTcaaaacttttcttctttaaccTCCCTATCTCACTTGAACTTATCTTACAACAACTTGATTGGAAATATACCTTCGGGATACCAACTCCAAACCCTCAATGATCCATCTATTTATGAACACAATCCGTCACTGTGTGGGGCTCCTCTTTCAACTGTATGCCCTACAGATGACACAAAACCAGGACATACTTTTCATGGAGAAGATCATAGTAAAGATGATAAGGAAGGGTTTTGGTTTTACGTCAGCATGGCACTTGGTTTCATCATAGGCTTTTGGGCTATTTGTGGAACGTTGGTCCTAAAAAAGTCATGGAGGTATGCCtattttaaattctttgaCAACGTCAAAGAGAAGGTAGCATTAACAATTGCATTGAAAGTAGCTCGTTGGCAAGAGAGATTGTGA
- the LOC117621838 gene encoding receptor-like protein EIX2 yields MDTSYSNSFNPLYISHFLFLLFLASSCLHTSSHFCFCLVDGVPSTGSVRSCIEEERSALLSFKQDLKDPSGRLSSWAGRDCCQWQGISCNRNGHVAKLNLRNPYPYGWNTEDLNIQDPHSYVWRYDERWDELAYYEESYLWGKINPSLLSLKYLNYLDLSYNDFNGIHIPKFFGELKSLGYLNISHASFSGEIPPSLGNLSKLNYLDIDMSSSDYATTMHSKSLNWLSHLASLKYLNLNGVNLSSTGVPNVLHHVNLLPSLLELHLSGCLFESLPLSLQKINFTSLSVLDFSYNSFNTSSFPSWLFNLTNLRKLDLSGNSFGGPFPDELASLKSLEYLALTELGLKGRIPRVIGNMCKLKFLSLSGNDFYGEKIEEFWRSLSNCPNNTIALESLDLSYCGLEGQLPDSLGMLTSLQHLNLYNLFLWGSIPESIGNLSSLKTLDLHSSNLNGSIPKSLGKLSQLVELDLSNNSWEGILTEAHFINLTRLKAISISSELEEKPMSLVLNVTYDWVSPFKLHTLNMRDCRVGHGFWVLLQSQTELVYVSLRNTFISGSISEEWLSKISSQVKLLDLSYNNFSGRLPLQLKFPKLSRINLGHNQLEGPLPIWPTNASFLDLQRNLFSGPIPSNLDQLMPKLAHLDVSENHLNGTIPLSICNVKGMEVISLRNNQLFGEFPQRWSLWSRIFSIDVSHNNLSGNIPSSMGIPSSLGNFKVNNNNFDGEIIFSLQNCTDLIILNLGHNKFTGNIPLWLGSKLSGLIVLQLRSNLLSGHIPHHFCNLFYLRVLDLSHNNFSGTIPKCLKNTTSFSIDVLIFDTYNGQTTIESKGKELEYRDDQLISWGNMIDLSSNNFEGEIPEQVGSTVELNTLNLSMNRLTGEIPSSIGKLCWLETLDLSHNQLSGHIPQNFSSLTSLSHLNLSYNNLIGNIPSGNQLQTLDDPSIYEGNPLLCGAPLSTICPGDDTRSRQTFTSEDHSKDENEMFWFYVGMALGFIIGFWAVCGTLVLKKSWRYAYFKFFDNVKEKVALIIALKVARWQGGL; encoded by the coding sequence ATGGATACTTCGTATTCAAACTCATTCAACCCTCTCTATATTTCTCACtttttgttccttttgtttttggcatCTTCATGTCTGCACACTAGCAGTCACTtctgtttctgtttggttGATGGAGTTCCAAGCACTGGTAGTGTGAGATCATgcatcgaggaagagagaagtgCGCTTCTCAGTTTTAAACAGGATCTCAAGGATCCCTCTGGAAGGCTTTCTTCTTGGGCGGGTCGCGATTGCTGTCAATGGCAAGGGATTTCGTGTAACCGCAATGGTCATGTGGCCAAGCTGAACCTCCGAAATCCATATCCATATGGCTGGAATACTGAAGATCTCAACATCCAGGATCCACATTCATATGTTTGGAGGTATGATGAAAGGTGGGACGAGTTGGCTTATTATGAGGAGTCTTATTTGTGGGGTAAGATAAATCCTTCTTTGCTTAGCttgaaatatttaaattatctGGATCTAAGCTACAATGATTTTAATGGGATTCACATTCCTAAGTTCTTTGGGGAGCTTAAAAGTCTGGGGTATCTCAATATATCCCATGCATCATTTTCGGGAGAGATTCCCCCTTCTCTCGGTAACTTATCAAAATTGAACTATCTTGATATTGATATGTCTTCTTCTGATTATGCTACCACAATGCATTCCAAAAGCTTGAATTGGCTTTCTCATCTCGCTTCCCTAAAATACCTCAATCTCAATGGAGTGAATCTTAGCAGCACAGGAGTTCCAAATGTGTTGCATCATGTTAACTTGCTTCCTTCCTTACTGGAGTTACACTTATCTGGTTGCTTGTTTGAAAGCCTTCCACTATCACTACAGAAGATTAACTTCACCTCACTTTCGGTCCTTGATTTTTCGTATAATTCGTTCAATACTTCTTCATTTCCCAGCTGGCTTTTCAATCTTACCAACCTCAGAAAACTTGATTTAAGCGGGAATTCTTTCGGTGGTCCTTTTCCCGATGAACTTGCAAGCCTCAAATCTCTGGAATACCTAGCTTTAACTGAGTTGGGCCTCAAAGGTCGAATTCCCAGAGTCATTGGAAATATGTGCAAGCTAAAGTTTTTAAGTCTTAGTGGGAACGATTTTTATGGTGAGAAAATTGAAGAGTTTTGGAGGAGTTTGTCAAATTGTCCAAATAATACAATAGCATTAGAATCCCTAGATTTGTCTTATTGTGGGCTCGAAGGCCAACTGCCGGACTCCTTAGGAATGTTAACAAGTTTGCAGCATCTCAACCTCTACAATCTCTTTCTTTGGGGTTCAATTCCAGAATCTATTGGAAACTTGTCATCCTTGAAAACACTGGACCTCCATAGTAGCAATTTGAACGGCTCCATTCCAAAAAGTTTGGGAAAACTCTCCCAACTAGTTGAACTGGATCTATCTAATAATTCATGGGAAGGCATTCTAACGGAAGCCCATTTCATAAATCTCACCAGATTAAAAGCCATTTCAATATCCAGTGAGTTGGAAGAAAAGCCCATGTCCCTCGTCTTAAATGTGACTTATGATTGGGTCTCTCCTTTCAAGCTCCACACACTTAACATGAGAGACTGCAGAGTAGGTCATGGTTTTTGGGTATTGCTTCAATCTCAAACTGAACTAGTATATGTCAGCCTTCGTAATACTTTCATCTCGGGTTCCATATCAGAGGAATGGTTGTCAAAGATatcttctcaagtcaaacttTTGGATTTATCTTACAACAACTTCAGTGGAAGGCTTCCATTACAATTGAAGTTTCCAAAGCTATCTCGCATCAATTTGGGTCATAATCAATTGGAGGGCCCACTTCCAATTTGGCCCACTAATGCCTCATTCTTAGATcttcaaagaaatttattttccGGGCCAATTCCCTCCAATTTAGACCAATTGATGCCTAAATTGGCTCATCTTGATGTTTCTGAGAATCATTTGAATGGTACTATTCCACTCTCTATTTGCAACGTGAAAGGTATGGAAGTTATTTCGCTAAGAAACAATCAACTATTTGGAGAGTTCCCTCAAAGGTGGAGTTTGTGGAGCAGAATATTCAGTATTGATGTCTCACACAACAATCTTTCTGGTAATATTCCGAGTTCAATGGGTATCCCAAGTTCTCTTGGAAATTTTAAggtgaataataataattttgatgGCGAGATTATTTTTTCCTTGCAAAATTGTACTGATTTGATCATACTTAATCTTGGACACAACAAATTCACTGGAAACATACCTTTATGGCTTGGATCAAAACTATCCGGATTGATAGTGTTACAACTGCGATCCAACCTTTTAAGTGGGCATATCCCTCACCATTTCTGCAATCTTTTCTACCTTCGCGTCCTAGACCTTTCTCACAACAACTTTTCAGGGACCATTCCCAAGTGTCTGAAAAATACTACTTCTTTCAGCATAGATGTCCTGATCTTTGATACATATAATGGACAAACGACAATAGAGTCAAAAGGGAAAGAGCTCGAATATAGAGATGACCAGTTAATCTCATGGGGAAACATGATTGATCTTTCGTCAAACAATTTTGAAGGTGAAATCCCTGAACAAGTAGGCAGTACGGTTGAATTGAATACATTGAACTTGTCGATGAATCGATTAACTGGAGAGATTCCTTCAAGCATCGGAAAATTATGTTGGCTTGAAACTCTTGATCTCTCACACAACCAGCTTTCAGGACATATCCCTcaaaacttttcttctttaaccTCCCTATCTCACTTGAACTTATCTTACAACAACTTGATTGGAAATATACCTTCGGGAAACCAACTCCAAACCCTCGATGATCCATCTATTTATGAAGGCAATCCGTTATTGTGTGGGGCTCCTCTTTCAACTATTTGCCCTGGAGATGATACACGTTCAAGGCAGACTTTTACTTCAGAAGATCACAGTAAAGATGAAAACGAAATGTTTTGGTTTTATGTTGGCATGGCACTTGGTTTCATTATAGGCTTTTGGGCTGTTTGTGGAACGTTGGTCCTAAAGAAGTCATGGAGGTATGcatattttaaattctttgaCAACGTGAAAGAGAAAGTAGCCTTAATAATTGCATTGAAAGTAGCTCGTTGGCAAGGGGGATTATGA